From the Haliaeetus albicilla chromosome 19, bHalAlb1.1, whole genome shotgun sequence genome, the window ATCAGGAAACAATGAGGAATGTATACTACATGATAAGATTACAGCTGATATCTTTACAATGTTCAGCTCAATTCAACACACCCATTTACAAGACAATATCCTTGAGTAtcagaaacatttgttttggCAGGGAAATCTTCAAGTAAGATTTTGGTTAGAAAAATGCATCCTCTCCAGAGCCCTTTGCTGAGGCAAGGGAGAGGATACAGAACGGGGAAAGAGAAACTTCGATGTTCTTCAGCTAATGCTAGCATTCAGACAACCTGGATTTATTTATAGATGTAGCCACTGGGATAATATACAGACTTATTTTCCCCCAGCAAGGACATTTCACTTTAAgaagtttgtttttctcccaaggGGAGGTTTTTCTTTTGGCCAGGCATCCTTTTTTCCCTGGCCAGATATCAAGGTTTCTTTTTCCAAGGATGCTACTAAGTGTAATGGTACAAGTGTCTTTCTTTCCTAAAATATACAAGGGTcagtcatttctgaaaaattcttttACCGAAGCATAGTCTTTGCTTTTTATAGCAGAAGGGTTTTCAGTGACCGGGAGTCCATCTAACCCTTCTGACGTGCAGTCTAATATCCCCCTTTCTGTATTCTGTAGGCTCAGAATTAACGCTGTAGATTTCCCAGAAACTTCTGCTTCCTTTATTCCTGGCACTGGCGTTAGTCTGTCAGTGGCACATGCTTCTGCTACGATCAGTGCAGACTGGAGAATGAACACGTGGCTGCTGTAAGTATTGTACAGTGTGATGCAGGTGCGCGGGACAGTTCTGGGAGAAGGGTtgcaaatgaaattcagaaatcTAGTtggtaattattatttttcaggtCAGATACACTTTATCATTTAACAACAATCTATCTGAATAAACTTCCTAAGAAGGCAACACCCCCTGccaactaatttttttttcttttttttttaattattctacCCCACAGATTGTCTCTTTGGGGAGTATGAGGTCAGACATTTGTTAGCATGCTCGGTTTGTCCAGACTGTATATTACATGGTATTACATGAATATTCAAGACCACAGAGTTTGCAATGGCCACATTCGTTACTTTGTGCAGTATAACTGGAAGGTTGACTCTATACCTAATTATCTCTTTGCTGGTACAGTGTATATTGTCTTCCAAAGTGCTTCTATTAAAGGAAGGGCACTGTTACAATGCCAAACATTCAGAACTTTGGAAATTCCAGAATTTGGGTCGCTGTGGAAAACTGACTTAGCTTCATGAGCCTGTGCATTATGAGATTGTCTTTAACGGCATGATTGCATACTGGTTTTTCCTCAGCATTTTTGCTATAGAATTTTAATATAATAGTCTAGATTTTCTTGGGGGCAGAGGTAGGGCTAAAACTTCTGGGATATCAGAAAAGTTTGCAAGGTGCTAATCTCTACAATTGGGGTTAATGGAGTAACTGGTAACAGCAGCAGGCGTTGCTCTGTTTGCAACCCAGATAGTACAGCAAAATGGATCACCAGGCTGCAAGTTTCCCATTCAGTCTCAGTACTGGTGGCTGGAAACTGCTGTCACTGTGCCCCCAACCTGTCTGTTGTCCCCTCTGCCATACCAGTATTGTGAGGAAAAGGATACTGTGTTCAGCAGGGCaaaacagctcttcccaaacacgaagcctcctctccctcttgctGAAGGATAAGGACCTGGGCAAAATCTGGAGAGACCCCGGATGTATAAAACCCCAAAGACTTCACAGATGGCAAGAGAGGCAGGGAGCTGGTATGCAGGATTTGGCGGAGCAGATCGTGGTGGAGGTGGTGAAAGCCAGCTTTGGTTGAGTTTAGGGGGTGAAGGGTTTTTCATGCCTTTTTGAGGGCCAGAAGGAACAatctctgctgctctgttcAGTATGATGTTTTGTGAATGGCTGTAGGTTTAGACATATCCAGAATATGCCCTATTCTTCATCCCCTCTGTTCCCTAGTCCTACATGTTGCTTTCAGCATAGCAGACTAAGAGGGGCAGCTGAAAATGAGCTTTCCAAGGGAGACCATTGGCAACCCCACCCCTCCTGGGCTGTTCCCAGGGTCTTGTCACAACTTTTTAGTTGTAATAGTGTTATCCCTGCATTTTCAGCCCTCCTCTCCACCATGTCCCAGAGCACTCTGCCAGTCACAAAATCTCCTGGCAGGCCCTTTGTTCCTGGAAGCCTGTAGCTGAGACCCTGCTCAGAGAATCAGGATTCCTCCTGAAGAAGAGCAGATATAAGGGTGCAGGAACAGAGGACCTAAGTAGCTGGGATTCTCCCCATCTCCCAAGCAGCCctaaaaaaggaggaggagggctgagATCCTTTTGCGATGGTCCCTGTCACTGAAGTCTGGGTAAGGCTAGGTTGGAAGGATCTCTTTAAGTCATTttgtccagcctcctgctcaaaaCAGAGCAGTCACTGGACTAGATCAGGTCAGCTGTCTGTTGGTGGTGTTCGGCCAAGGATGGTGATGCCACAACCTCGCCAAGTAATCTGTCACAGTGCTGCACAATCCTCCTTGGGGAAGTGTTTTTTCCTAATGGCTTATGGGATGGGGGTTTGGTTAGGGTCTAGAAAATGAGGGTCTGAAGAGTGGTGCTTCGTCCAGATAGCCACTTAATGCACATATACGGACTGAAAGGTGGGGTTGAAAATGGCAGTGGTGGTAGGAGGGATGTTGTGACTGGCAATACTGTTCACTGGTTTGGCCAGGTATAGTCTATAGTTTGGGGCTGGATTATGATTAATCTTTCAGGATTACAACCTCCTTCCCCACGATTTTTGCTTagcctgaaaaataaagaggaaagcTGAGACAGTCATGGTTTGAGCTTCCTATTGGGCTGGGCTCCTTCTCTGTGGTGTGGTGCAGCCACTGTAGTAATgcctgggaaaagaaaacctggTTAATCAGGATGAAGGGGTGAAAACTGATGCTTTCGGTGCAAATTCTGTTATGGTAAATGAGGTTTTTATAAGGCTGTTCTAACATCCATTCAGCTCTCTGCATGCTGCTTGGTTGGTCTACAGCTTCTACAACTCCTAACCATAGTCCTAATACCTACATTTGCTGGAATTTAGGTATAAGGATATTTTTGTTGGGGTCTTAGAAGGGATTTTTACAGAAAGGAGACAGAATGAATGGGTTTGGGGCAGGACAAAGAATGGAGGAATGCATACATTTTAAAGGATTATTGAAAATTGTTACAGGAAAGAGGAAAGTAGAACAATTGCAAAGTTGAGAACCACTGGGTTATATATTTATTAGCTAActggcttctgctgctgcagtcccAGAAGCCTTCAGGGTATCTGTCATGAAGGACTGGAATGTCTTGTGTTGCTGTGAAATTGTCACGTTTTTGCAAACTTGTCAAATCCTGCACAACACTGGAAAATTCATGTCCTGGAAACTCATGCATATAATCTTTTTTTGAATACCATGCATGTCCCTAATCTACTTTAATCCCTAGAAAACCCATTCTTCATTCTagatgataaaaggaaaaagtcctTTCAAACTTGATTTACATGTAGTTTCTTAAATTGTTCCCTTAAAGCAGATGTTTCCTTGACcgagttggttttttttctccaagcaGCAAAGACCAAGGAGGAATTACTGTGTCCATCTCAGGACTGTTCATTGCAGTTATCTTCAAAGTGTCAAGGGATAGCACAGGCCGCTTGTCCATATTGCTACACAATTGCCAGCTGAGCATTAATAGTTTAAAAGTCAAGTTAAATGGAGGATCTAGGTATGTACAGTAGATTTTCTAATTACTCTGTGGGAGGTAGCAGGGTTTGTAGCATAAGGGCCACTTTTCAAATTTTGACTTTTAGGGATCCAGTTACAGTATATAACTAACTATTGAAGGCtatgaaaatagatttttaaaggtCTGTTTTCAAAACCAGGCTCCTTTGCTGAGTGTGTGAAGTACAGTTAATCTACACTTCTTTGTGCATGTGCCAACAAATGAGCTGACCACACATACTGCGtatgaaaaaaatgccatttggGCATATTAAATATGACAAGACTGCAAATGGAGGTTTGCAGATATGAAGGTGGTCCAGACTGATTATGCCTTTTGACAAGCTGACTTAcaatttcagaataaaactgtCAAAAGAGAATATGAAACAATGCTTGTAGTTCTCCTCATTCTGATTTCCTagaaaatttttttgtcttactGGAAGACAAAATGTGGCTAATTGAGTATTGTTTATCAACACATTAATATGAACTTTGACTACTTTGCAGATTGCCTTCTAAATAGCTCTTATGAGACTGAGAACCCCTAGCATTTGTCTGAGACTcacaaattaacaaaaaagtCAACTGCAGTCTACCAATATCACTGTGATCGCATCTCATTAATATAAATGACATTGACATCCCAGGCTGCCAGGTTTTATATTTCAAGGATTTCAATCCATGGTAAAAAGTCATTgtgttcatttcttttcctttagctGGATCTACAGCTTTCTGTCTGGTTATCTGGAGAAGCCCATTCACACCAAATTGGATAAAAATGTAAGTTTGCAAATCCAGTTTCAGCTAGTGAAGGGAGGAGTTCAAATACAGCCCTTACATTACTGACTTGTCTCTCTTTTCATATAGCTATGCCTAAACATCAAATACAAAGTCCAACTGATGGATGCACAGCTAAAAAAGCATAAGGGTGAGTTGTTGATAACAGCTTTTTGTTAAGTAATTTTCATAGTGCTCAAATTGTAGCCTTTTTTATTAGATGCCAAACCTTTCCTGTGTTCACAGTACAAGGAagtacaaggaagaaaaatacagccatTGTTCTATGCATTTACCTATTACAGAGTCTACCCTAGAAATCTCTTGCATGCACCTTATATACATTCAGATTTCTTTGGTGTCCATAGCAGGTCACCTGTAATCTTTCAGTCTGTTGTAGCTGACCTGTGTTATTTCCTTAGATTTTTGACATGAACGTTTTCATGCTGATCCTTTATGCTCTTGGTACTGTGGACATGAGAAAACCTGAGTTACCAGTAATCCACTAAAGAGCTAGCAAACATACCTGTAAGGTCTCGTAAACTTAGCACATCTTGTTCTGAACTTGAGTTCAGTGAGATAACAAGATACTGCAGGAAAGCAATGTCACACTACACACTAAGCATGCTTCTCTTCACACCGATAACAATTCCTGTGTCACTCTTGCAGAGACATGAAGACAATAGATATCTGTGTCCaaaaagcatatatatatatatatacacacataagATTTTCATTTCTATAATAAATcctacagcttttctttttttttctttttttttgttgttgtttttttccaagactaATAATATTTGTAGTTTACACCAAGTCAAATTCGTTTAATTCACTCAAGTCATATAATTCAGGTCAGAGAGTTTGTTCCCACTCTGCACTTTGCATTGTGGATATTTCTACTATCTGCTCTGCTATTCAGAAGCAGAGTAAGTAGACTTGTAGTTTTCCTAAAGTGGCCTAGACCTGCCATGTGCCAAGCAGTGGCAAATATTACTAAAAATCATGGTCATCAGGAACATTTTCTTATGCAGCACATACCTAAACACTTCAGGCACAAGGGCACTCCAAGCTGTGCTGTCATATTGAGGAGCTCATAATCTCTGTGTGAATTCACCAATTCTCTTTAAACCCCTCTTATTTTTGTACAGTATGAACAGACCTTACAGTCCAATCAAAAATAACAATCAGACTGAAGTTGCATGTGAGCACCTGTCAGAAAAATTCTTCAATCATACTGTCTGATAAAGTGCCCTCTATTGTTGTGAACAAACATCCCTTGTCTTCAACGCTGATATGCATAAAAATGTGCTAATGTCATCTTCCAAAGTATTTATTAGTATTTACCAGGATTTCACTAATCATATAGGAGAATTTAGTTCTCTTGTGCAAACACATAACAAAAAAGGGGACTTTGCCCCAGATACTCCTTCTTTCACTGCATGGGAGAGATTTCTGAGGAGTGTATTCAGTTGTGAACAACAGGAGAACAAGGCCTCAACCAGGAGGAATTGATGACTTTCCCTATTCCCCAGAGGGAATACTCTCACTTTTTCCCTTATAacaagtttttttaattttcttcttccatctccCATCATTCTTCTTCTTCAGATTCATCATTTCTATAATGCCTTTGCCTTTAACTAAACAATAACCGTTTGTGATGTGTTTTTGTAATaacagctgttttgtttttgtccATCATTCTTCTAGTCTTAAGCCAGATTGATGCCTTTGCACAAATAGACTATTCCCTAGTTAGTTCTCCAGCAGTCTTCAAATCACACATTAACTTGGATTTGAAGGTAATTTGTCTTTAATATTAGTGTGCGTTCTAAGACTTTTCTGATTCCCTTTTGTGttgattcattttctttcactacAGTCTTACTCAGCCTCTCcaatatttaattataaaagCACTAAGACATTTGGACATTTTGGTCAAGAGCTATTTTGGAAACCAGATATGActgtttatttaataaattaactGCATTCGTTAATTAACCAAAGCTATTGTttagaattaaattatttcagagttGAAACCCTTCAGAGGTGCTTTATAAACAGCATAAAAGTATTCTTTAGGTACACAGCTCTTCCACTGCTGCTTGGTCTTCGCCTGTTACCGTTGATATGTACCAATGTGATTGCAATCCACAGCATTTGTTTTGAGATGACTCAGCATCTTGTATATGTACAGGTCACACCCCAACAAAAGACTTCTTACAGACAGTCCTTGAGCAGCACGCAGCAGTTCCTTTCTTATCTATTTTTCACCTTTGTCAGCAAGAGATATCTCAGCAACgcccagcttttccagcagcTTCAACAGTCCTTGCAATTCAGAGCATCCTCATGGCTCTCAGAACTGACTTCAGTTAAGAAAAGTGTGCTAGAGCTATGGTTGAAACTCTCCCTCTTGGTTATTTTGTTCAAGCAACTTCTACCATCCACAAAAAAACGCTCCGCAAGCAGGATATACATAGCTTAAAAGTACTAAGCAATTATTTGTCAGCTACTATAGCTAACTAGAACTTACAGGCTAAGCTTTGACATGCTGACGCCGCAATGGTATACTGGATGAATCTTTGTAAGTCAGTTATTAATCAGTTAAGGAAGTTACTGGTCTTCAGTGCTCCTTGGAACAGGCTGATTCTGGATGGTTATGAGTTGCCATATTCCAACtctcaactttttttcttaggcTTTTATACCTTTCCATGTCagtatttttcctgttgaaTCTTTCAGCTACTAACCATTACAGTGTCAGTAATTACACTACTTACTCTCTGTTCTTACTTTTCTTGTCTTACATGGCCTTGGCTCACATACCTTCTCACATTTTAAGAACTAATTTCTTAGTATAACTGAACCAAGGTCCCACACCTGTGCAGCACTCAAACTAGGTCTTGGAGGACTGGCAGCTGGACTAGGGCTAAGAGTTAGGTAGTATAAAAGGCTCCTTTGTGTCCCTGTCCTAAGCAACTTCCAATGCTTTTGGGGTTTGCCTGAAGGTTTTCTTGACATGTCACCCTTAGAATTAAATTAACAAATGTGTCTTTGCCAcaagagaaagcaagctgtggtccagaggatttttttgtgtctcATAGCTGCAGTTCAGATTACTCGCTTGAATGCTCAAATTCAAACTTTGAAAGGATGGAGGCCAGATTTTCTCTGTGATTCCTGTATTTTTCCAGAAGAGCCTGAATTTGTTGATTTTCAGGGCATATCACAGACTTATTTGCTTACTTCAGGTTTTCTTTAATGTCAAGCTTTTCTTCATGTTAGGAAGAATTCTTTCTGTTCAACCACTACTAATGCATTCTGACAGATACAAATATTTACATCTAGAAATACTTGATAATGACTCTTTGCAGGGCACAGTCTATCCAGTAGGAAGTCACACAGAACCTCCCTTTGTGCCAGCTCCATTTGATTTCCCAAACCAGGGTGATTCCATGCTCTACCTGGGAGTCTCAAGTTATTTTATTAAGTCTGCTTCACTGGCTTACTACAGAGCAGGGGTCTTTAACATCACCATCTCCAAAGAGGTAAGTATAATTTGCATGTAATAGATTTACAAATATCAGCAGTATGGATGGTCAGCAAAGGAGACACATTATGTTTGTCATTTCACACAGATTTGGGTCACACTTCCACCACTTGTAGGAGGGATCCATGACATTCATTCTATATGTCATCATTTAAAATAGTCCAAGTCTCCCTCAGACCCAAGTCTGAACTTCTTGGAAGCTCTAGGCAAGGAATGACAGGTACGAAAGTCACAGAGTCAGTGTGCAAGGGGTTGCAGAAAGAaccaaagaaagcttttttctgcATGGATTCCACATAGGAGAGGAATGGACAAGACAGGAAAAAGTATAGTGAAGCCACAGTCTGCTGCAGAGAGGCCCACAACAAATGTATCTATCGGCTGTATTGAGAGCTGGAGTAAACCCTCAGACTTAACAGAGCAGCAGAACAAGGAAAGAAGCAGGTACAAGGACACGAAGCTTTCAGCTGTGGGTGAAGAACATACAAGACTTCTCTCAGAAGTGGTTTCCACACTGACATTAGTAGTCAGAGTTTCCAAGAAGTTTTGCTAACTGAAAGAGTGCTAAGAGCATCTTTATAAAAATTGGTGACACAAATGGTGCCGACAAACATCATCACAGTGGTCAGCAGCAAAAGGGCAAATGAGATTTTTGAGTCCTGCCTCCGACAGATTCAGTATATTTCATCTAAGAAAGTCCCAAAGGCAGGAAGTAAGCAGGATGCCAGGTCTGTTCTTTCAAAGAATAATGCTTGTTCGCTGGTACGTGCTTCTGAAACATGTCCATGAGAAATCTGTCTCTCTTCTGTTCCACAGAGCACTGTGGCTTCCCTAGGAATCATTCTGGGGCAAGGGAATAATAAATCAAAACAGAGATTATCTAGAACTAAAGTAAACAGAATATGGTTTTTTtcaccaagggaaaaaaaaattcccattttcaAACTGATATAATatctaatttatttcatttgtttacaGCTTGCTACTACTTTTAACCTAAATACCGCCTTATTCAAAGATTTtgttcctgaggtgggtacTTTTACTTGTATGGGCTTTTTAAGAGTGAGCAGTAGCTAAATGTTTCTTACAGGTACTATCTGTGTACTAGCTCATTTGCAAAACTTTGGAGGAGACAAGGAAACTGAGCTGGTTTATGATTAGTGGGCATATATGTCCACCCATCATAACTCCATGTTCTTCCTAACTGTATCAAATTACTCGTTAGTCATTCGTTTCCCTGCTAAGTGCTAGATTTGCTCTCAGTCTCTGAAACAGTTATAAAGACTAAGTGGCAGACAGCGTTGGTGACatcagtttcattttatttctatttgagGTGATGGCATCTTTGCTACTGGTAGCCTGACTTCTCTATGAAAATATACCTGATTTATGGCTGCTGGAGATTATATACAATAAGAAGTAATAGTCATGAGGAGCTAAATTTATAAATGTGATGCAAGAAATTAAGATACTatgagatgttttaaaaatctctgaTATGGCAACATTTACTATAAAATTATGAGATTTAGCATCTATGGCATTGCAAACTAAAGTTTTGTCCTCTAGGAGTTTCTCTATTTTTCAGAAGATTGGCTTTTTGGAAGGCTGcctcttttccatattttttatattgtcaggcttattattttttttggcATTAATCACTTATGTCCCTCATTTCTTTAACATGCGGTGCCAATCCTCTCTTcttgaaatacagttttcaggAACAACCCTTAAATATTTCTCCATATATGTTCCATATCAGTGCGTCTAAAGCTTCATCATTTGTCTCTGAAACTGAAGAGTATATGCAATGCTAATTTTGTCATTTCAGTTGGTGTAATTAAagtgaagtatttttaatataggTTAATTAACAACAGGATTGGTATATAGCACCTAATTATGATGCAGCCACAGAAACTATAGCTTAAGAAAAACTAAACTGTGCagtcaactttttttcctctgaaattccACAGATTGCTCTAAGTTATGTAACAgcatgcccagtgctgctgaagCTGATGGCTACATCACCACCTGCGGTCAGTTTAAACGCAGACAGATGCATCTTACAGATCACTGGCTGTGTAGAAGTGTTTGCTGTTCTGCCAAATTCAACCACCCAGTACATCTTTAGAGGGAATCTAGTAAGTAACATGAGGTAGAAGATAACATTCAGTGCTAGGGCTGAACAAATCACACAGTAATCTTCCAGATCCTTTGAAAATCATAGAGATCAGCATAAAATAGCATATACTGGTCTGCCACAAATATGCGTAATGTTTGATGCATTTCACAGGGAGGAAACATGCATCACATACTGTACAATTTAATAAGCAGGTGCAGAGAGCTACTTATGAAAGCCCTTTTTTCCTTGTGGGAGTTGACTgattattcaagaataaattgtaatatataaatacatgatTATCTGATGCCCACTCTTCCTAACTTGTTTGTTATAAAATAGTTCAGTGTGTCCCCAGACATCTTTTCATTAAATTGAAAGTGAGTTCATTATGTCAGCCATGCAAGGACTTAAATGATCCTAATGATAAGGAGGCAATCAAGCCAGTATTATCACTTTGCTCACACAATCTCGGttgctggcagaaagcagcaaattCACAAATTATTTCACTATCTACATGTATTGACCAAATAAAAAGTTTAGACATTGTGTTTCCAAACACAAAAGCAATTGCATTTGTGCCTGTATCTAAGACAGTATCTATCTGTGTATACGGTCACAGAagactgttctgtttttttccctgcagacaGCCAGTACCAGAGGCAATTTGACAATAACCAAACGGAAGTTGATTATCTCATTACTTCTGAAGAGGTAACCAGAGGAAATTTAGAAAGCAACATTAACGATCCCAACATTAGGACACAGCAGAACTTCATTGTGTCCGCCTGATAGTGCTTGTTTCACCatgagaaaaaattaattacctTCTTTCTCACAGGGGCTCTAAGATACTTTTGACTGGTTGATCTAAATCTTGCAGatgaaatataataatattGTGGAACAACCATGTCTCTTGTGCAACGTGGTATTATCCCTTTCTGTAGGTTAAATACCTTTCCAGATGACAATGTTCAATTTATTGGTTATTTTAAAGGCCTCTGTTTCAGTCCTCTGTTTCAGTCTGTGCTGATGTTGGAGAATGAAGTTCAGTACTTTATTTGAAACCCTCTAAATATCACTGCCATGCCATGTCTGAGCATCATAAACAGAACTACCAGAGTGCAAACACTGCACTGGACCACTGTAACTAGCTCTCTGTATGCCTTCCcatgaggggaagggaaaagtgAGACTACATAATACAGACTGCAGCAGACACCATGCCATCAAACAAATGAGACTAGAAAGTTGTCTGTAGTTCGAAGCAA encodes:
- the LOC104318286 gene encoding LOW QUALITY PROTEIN: BPI fold-containing family C protein (The sequence of the model RefSeq protein was modified relative to this genomic sequence to represent the inferred CDS: deleted 1 base in 1 codon; substituted 1 base at 1 genomic stop codon), encoding MIGAFGLRPRMRRKELADPGVAAMAGLVLVRLRHXGGFAVVVQRWPVRLGGLFPPCLEGAAALSVSFWHSGGQSEKGDRNFKISVLGYGHNLLYAIQTWSSNPGSRIGMELLKQALLKETFPSWSGQESFSVVKVNYVISRLRINAVDFPETSASFIPGTGVSLSVAHASATISADWRMNTWLLKDQGGITVSISGLFIAVIFKVSRDSTGRLSILLHNCQLSINSLKVKLNGGSSWIYSFLSGYLEKPIHTKLDKNLCLNIKYKVQLMDAQLKKHKVLSQIDAFAQIDYSLVSSPAVFKSHINLDLKGTVYPVGSHTEPPFVPAPFDFPNQGDSMLYLGVSSYFIKSASLAYYRAGVFNITISKELATTFNLNTALFKDFVPEIALSYVTACPVLLKLMATSPPAVSLNADRCILQITGCVEVFAVLPNSTTQYIFRGNLTASTRGNLTITKRKLIISLLLKRFQFSLLHSILGFSEQISLVENFLSYALRSAVIPVINDKLGKGFPLLNLAHTTLTRPVIRMNQGHLVISTNVHYKREEGGDEDLDSHS